In one Mucilaginibacter ginsenosidivorax genomic region, the following are encoded:
- a CDS encoding L-rhamnose mutarotase, with translation MAHRYCLTLDLVDDARLIAEYEKYHQAIWPEIHKSITDYGITNMEIYRFDVRLFMIMETDDTFSFEKKSAADAANPKVQEWEKLMWKYQHAVKGAQKGEKWVLMDKIFQL, from the coding sequence ATGGCCCACCGATATTGTTTAACGCTTGATTTGGTTGACGACGCCAGGCTGATTGCCGAATACGAAAAATACCACCAGGCTATCTGGCCCGAGATTCACAAAAGTATTACCGATTACGGTATCACCAACATGGAAATTTACCGTTTTGATGTGCGCCTGTTTATGATCATGGAAACCGACGATACTTTCAGTTTCGAAAAAAAGTCGGCTGCGGATGCTGCAAATCCAAAAGTGCAGGAGTGGGAAAAGCTGATGTGGAAATATCAGCACGCTGTTAAAGGCGCCCAAAAAGGAGAGAAATGGGTTTTAATGGATAAAATATTTCAGTTATAA